Genomic segment of Arachis hypogaea cultivar Tifrunner chromosome 16, arahy.Tifrunner.gnm2.J5K5, whole genome shotgun sequence:
GATATGTAGAATATCCCAGGGTGCTTCAGCAACAACTCGCGCAGATTAACCTCGATTGCGAAATCCCTACGAAAATGCACCAAATGATCAACATGAACCATCTTCTCGACAGTCATGCTCAAAAGCTCGTGAAGAACAGCAACAGCTCTCTTCTCATACCGATCAATACCGCCCGAGTTTCTAACCCTTATGGCCTCTTTGCTCTCATAAGGCTTAGCATAAGGAAGCCTCTGCCAATTCTTCAATCTCTCTCTAAATCCTTTCTCAATCTTGAAACCTGTTGGGAGGTTAATTGGGAATGCAAACTTGGTCTCAAACTCACTCAACCATTTTTCAGTGTATTCTTTTTCTCTCCATTTCTCAACTTCAGCAACAACCCCAAATTCACCATTTTCACAAACCAATTCCAcaacctccaagccaaccaaccTGAAGTCATCACTATGCTTTCCCAAAATTGAGTCTCGGAAATCATCAGGCAAACCAAGTTCCCTTTTAATCATCCTCAAAGCATGAACACGAAGTGTGCCATTCACTGACATCATAAGAAGCTGCTTCACCCTCTTCACAACCTCCAACTCATTTTTCCTCACAACAACACGTTCCATTAGGACCAGCTCCTTCATCTTCCTTGTGACCCTGCAACACGGGTTCTTCCTTACGGGGTGAAGGAACACCTCGAAAATGTGTGGGTACTTGCGGAGGAAGGAGCCAATAGGGATGTTGAGTCCAAGGATGTTCCTCCAGCGGGACATGAGCTGCAGGGAAACGAAGGTTCCACGCTTCCGGGAAGACATGAAGGTGTGGATTCCAAGGATGAGTCTGAGCTTGGACATGCAGGATACAAGGTTATCGAGGTGAGTGTCTCGAGCCTTGTCTTCTAAACGGGTTTGTGCAGAGATTGTTGGTTTCTTCCATCTTCTTTGGAGAAAGAGGAAATGGGTGAAAGGGTGAGAGTTTTGGTGTCTAAAGAAGCTTGACAACAGGTTCATGTCCTTTATTTAAGCGATGGAATTTGAAATAGCACAATGGCTTGCAATGATGCTTCTTACTTTTGGAACTTAGCTTGTGATGGCCTTCCCTCGAGTGTCGCCAACATAGCTAAGAAAATCCCAATGAATGTGGGAGAAAATAAGAATTGCAATCATATTTCACCAGACTCAGAATTAAAATACCAAACTGAGGATATAGTTAATGATTGATAAAAAAAAGTCACAAAAGACATTAGGTTGGGGTGCCAATGAAAATTTTATCAACAGCAAAACACCTGAATTTGGAACAGAGCCAAAACTTAAAACATGATGGTGAATATCATTAGCAACACAGGTATAATGAATTTGAGGCGtaattaaaatcaaaatccttATCCAAAAGGACTGTAAGGCGAGAGTTGAATATGAGGCATAAAGAAATGGATTCTAGAGTATTACTAGAAACGCAATGTTAGACCTAAATCAAAACTAACTACTAAATCTACCAATTAACAAACAAATGAAAAACCTAAATTTCAAAACTAACTACAAAATCAGCCAATAAACTacctaattaaaataataaattttaaaactaactaCTAAATCGTCTAATAAACTACCTGATTAAAAacctaaattttaaaactaataaatCAGCCACTTAAACCAATTCTACTT
This window contains:
- the LOC112754655 gene encoding protein ROOT PRIMORDIUM DEFECTIVE 1, which produces MNLLSSFFRHQNSHPFTHFLFLQRRWKKPTISAQTRLEDKARDTHLDNLVSCMSKLRLILGIHTFMSSRKRGTFVSLQLMSRWRNILGLNIPIGSFLRKYPHIFEVFLHPVRKNPCCRVTRKMKELVLMERVVVRKNELEVVKRVKQLLMMSVNGTLRVHALRMIKRELGLPDDFRDSILGKHSDDFRLVGLEVVELVCENGEFGVVAEVEKWREKEYTEKWLSEFETKFAFPINLPTGFKIEKGFRERLKNWQRLPYAKPYESKEAIRVRNSGGIDRYEKRAVAVLHELLSMTVEKMVHVDHLVHFRRDFAIEVNLRELLLKHPGIFYISTKGKTQTVILREVYRKGSLIEPNPVYTARRNMLELVLLQHRKTKQMVDFDEPSKGGNSVVCKADEGVKREGDWVIPFLESCEKRSF